Genomic segment of Panicum virgatum strain AP13 chromosome 9N, P.virgatum_v5, whole genome shotgun sequence:
ACTTCAGACAGTGAACTCTTAGGTGATCGTACAACGTAGGCAATGGGAACTTCCCCTGCTTCAGGATCAGGATACTTTGGCAAAAGGAGACTCCAAAATAAGAGACGAGCAAACAACAGAATTTAAGATTTTTTTATCCTTAAGCAGTAAACACTAGATTCTAATATCTTTAGCTTACGGGATGACAACAGCATCAAGGATTTCTGCATGAGACAGGAGCAATCCTTCAAGCTCAGCAGGAGCAATCTGCCAGTGAATAAAGAAAGATATAAACTTCCTTAAATGATAAAAGTAATATGTTATAAAAGATATAAGAAATTTCACTGAAGGTACTTTGACGGTTTGATCAAATGTACCTCATACAGTtaaatttttataataaaaaatgTGATATCTTCTCAAGTTGTTCATTTATTATTACATCCTTTTGTTATCTTATTCAACTTGTCTTGAGCTTAAATGATAAAACTAATATGTTACAAAAGTTATAAGAAGTTTCACTGAAGGTACTTTGACGGTTTGACCAAATGTACATCATAAAGgaattttttataattaaaaAATGTGATAGCTTCTCAAGTTGTTCATTTATTGTTAGATCCTTCTGTTATCTTATTCAACTTGTCTTGAGCTTACAATTCAtgatttttgctttttttttataaaacttcTCTTTAGGCCATGGTTCTACTGAAAGAGTGAGCCTACCGACATTCTGTTTCACTTGAAATTTCCATCAGTTACAAATATTTTGTACTACCCTGTTTGTTTCCAGAAGGATGTCATATCTCATATATATGTAATCAAACTCCTGATACTTTAAACTATAataaagaaatattttttagaTCTTTTATTAATACCAAGCTATCTATGTAGATCTCGTGTGAATGTTTTTATGGTGTATGATATTTCAACAATGCTTACAACAAACACGTGGCATTAGTACAACAGAGATAAGTAGAAGAATGGGCCGAAATTCAGTATAAGGACATTTTAATTTTCCCTCACATGATTACAAGAAAAGACTTGCTAATACTGAAAAGTAGTTTCAGAAAAAAATGAATTTCTTTACCTGGAAGCCTTTGTACTTGATCAGCTCTTTAAGCCTGTCGACAACATAAAGTTGGCATCTTTCATCAAAGTATCCAAGGTCACCAGTATGCAACCACCCTTGTTTGATTGTGAATTCAGTAGCTTGCACATTGTTGAAATGGCCTATATATAATATGTGCAAACAAGTAAGGAGAAACTCTGACGAGGTGTTTTGGCAAGTTCTCAGTGAACAACAATGTAGATATAATAGCTCATGACAGGGAAGTTTGTAGGTAAAGCATCTTGATGTAAAAGCTATTGACTTGTCCTTGTTAAATATGCCAATTACTGTCTGGTGATAAATCGTGTTTgacaaaaagacaaatttctCCTCGCATTATGCCAATTTACCTTGCATTATGTTTGGTCCACGAATACAGATCTCTCCTAGTTGATTCGGAGGCAGATGCTTCGTTGTCTTCACATCGATAATCTTTGCTTCAACTCCAGTGACAAGAGCTCCAGTTGAACCAAACTGACGGGCACGTCCTTTTTGTGGGTACTCCAATGATATGATCCCACAGGTTTCAGTCATACCATAACCCTGCAAGAGGTAGCATCATGACCCATGATACAAAAGTATTGCAGCTATGTCATGAAACAAGTGCTCTGCTAGCATGGGCGTCTAAACTGTCTTACTGTTACAAGAGTATGAACACTGCCGGTGTACTAATGCAAAGTTTTAAATTCTTAAATTTTACTAAATTTAAAACTGAACAGTTCCAAATGCCCGGTCACCTGGATAATCTCGGCGTTGGGGAATTTTTCGGCCACAGCCTCCATGACGTCCTTGCcgagcggcgcgccgccggATCCGATGCACCTGAGCGAGCTGAGGTCGTACCTGCCGCCGCTCCCATGCTTTGCGAGCGCGATCATCACCGGCGACGCACAGAAGAGGTACGTGACGCGGTgccgctccacggcggcgagcacggcgtCCACGTCGAAGCGGGCCATCACGACGACGGTGTTGCCACGCTGCAGCTGCCCGAGCGTGACCACGGACATGCCGAAGATGTGGAACATGGGCAGGAAGCAGAGGAGCACGTTCCGCCCCTCGCCGAGCTGGTCCTGGTCCGACGTCAccatcgtcgccgccgcgatgAAGTTGCTGTGCGTGAGCACGACGCCCTTGCTCTGCCCCGTCGTGCCCGACGAGTAGAACAACGCCGCCGTGTCGCTCTGCCACGTCGGAGGGCGGCGGTACTCCGTCTCCTGGACCCCGGCGACGAGGTCAGAGTAGAGGGTCACGTCAGGCAGGgacgcgccgtcgccgtccaggAGGATTGTGGGGAGGCGGAGGTCTGCGATCTTGGGCAGGAGGTCGGAGACGGTGACGAAGAGCTTGGCGCGGGCGTCGGCGGCCTGCTTGGCGATCTCCCGCGGGGTGTAGAGCGGGTTGGCCGTGGTGGCGACGGCGCCGAGCGCGGTGACGGCGAGGAAGCAGACCGGGTAGAGCACGCAGTTGGGCGCGAGGAGGAGCACGGCGTCGCCGCGGCGGACGCGCGCGCGGGACGAGAGCGCGGCGGACGCGACGAGCACCGCGGAGCGGAGGGCCCCGAAGGTGAGCGCGCGGCCCGTCGCGGCGTCCACGAGCGCGAGCGCGgaggggcacgcggcggcgcggcggaggacgaGGTCGGATATGGAGAGCTCCGGATCGGCGGCGATGGGCGCCACCGGGCGCGGCGAGCGGTAGACGCCGTCGGAGCCGTAGACCGCGGCCGGCGACGCCGTGCCCGCCATGGTTGCCTGCCTCTTTCTTTCGCTGCTGCGACCGAGTTGCTTCGCTCGCCTCGCGTGGATCGCTGGTTTGCTGCGACAAGAGTGTGGGGATGGAGCTCCTTTGTCTGTGAGACTGACGCTGCCGTCATATGGTCAGAAAAGGACAGCGAGATCTACGGTCTATTCTATGCAATTTGGCAGTTATCTTTGTCTTATGTGTTTTATTTGTGAGAAGTACAGTAAGATAGTAACATTATTGTTAAACAATGATTTCTGTTTCCTCCATTGTAAATTGTAGTGTATTCTAAGCTTTTTCTATGTCAAACTGCTCTAATTTTTACTaagtttttagaaaaatatagtAACATCTATAATATCGAAACAAATGCACTATAAGAACATATTTCACGGTGAATTTAATAAAAACTAATTAGATGTTGCAAGTATTTATGATTGTTCTTATAAACTTTGTAAAGTTAGAAAACTTTGAATTCGGACAAACCTAAAGCGAGCTATAATTTGAAATAGAGAGAGTAAACATTAGTGCACCCTTGTTATTCTTAAAGGTTTTGTTTGGATATATGAAATGGCATTGATAGTTGAAGTTCGTTTGGCCCTTTCTtctaccatattatatgttatCTTGTTCTTTGAATGTGGCTAAGCCTTATTTCTATTTCATAGCAATGAAAAGAGCCTTCTAcaaaaattataattttattttaGTTTTGTCTCAAGTCAAACttatttaattttgataaaaaaatttatagaaaaataagTAAAATATAGGGGCAGTTCTCGAACTTGTCTCGATGTGTCATCTagatccctaaactctcaaaatacatttttagatcTCTAAATTTGTCAGGAGATATCATTTGGGTCTCTAAACTTTCAAGATCCATCTCCAGGTCCCCAAATTTCTCTCAATATGTCATTTCAGTCCCTAGGTGAATTTTTGTATCCCTAAAAATTATTATTAATTAATTGTATTCAAAATTGACTATTTATTACACTATTTTTAACCAGTTAGAAAACTTACCATTAAAATCATTTTAATTGTGAACCAGCTACTTATATCATGGGTTAATCTAGATCATTTGATATCAACGGTGGATATTATAGTTTTCTTGTTTAACATGGACATATCAATGCTATAATTGAATATTTCCTACTAACTATTTATATTTTGCGTGCACTTTGTATAAATTTATTAAGATAATTTGTTTCCATTctcaataaaaaaatcaaaatagcAATTTTATTAAATGTGAAGTAGCAAAAGAATTTTTCATTAACTTAAAGTAGCAAACAGATATTTacattaaatttaaaatagcatcttgagagtttagggacatGCATGACACTGTAGgaaaagtttatggacctaaaaatgcattttaagATATTAGGGACCTATGTGACACCTTGAAACAAGTTCAGGaatctaaaaatgcattttaagAGTTTAGGGATCTAGATGACACACCAGAACAAGTTTGGGGACCGCTGGTGTACTtcactaaaaaaacatcttctTTGTGGATGTTGATGTAAGCAGCTAAACTTTTTGCAGAACAGGAGAATAAAGGTAAAAGATATGCAGTGCCACATTACAAGCATGTGTTTGTGTGATAAGTCAGTCAAGATAGGCTGTATGTATGATGAATCATCATCCCATTCAAAAGAGTACCATAGGTCCAATTCTAATACAAAGTAGTTGAGCATGCCAGCTTAGCAGTAATGAAAAAAGAGTTACATCGGAGCATAGATAAGGTTAAACCTACAACGATATGCTCTGCCCTGACACTAGTATCCAGGAAATGGAGACAAAGCTtagataaaaaaaaacatctccTATGATTTTTTTGCAATAAAAGGCTCTCAGTATGAAGTAACAAATATATACCATCTGGACTGAAAAATGCATCCAGAGGTCACCAGGAAGTTAGACAACAGGCTAATGATAGGACCTGTTTTTACGGTTAGGACTTCAGCTTTTGCTTCACATTCTCATCCTTGCATCGCCGCTGATCAGCAATCATTGACTCGAAAACATCCAGGAGATCATCCAATCCCTTTGAATCCTCTCCCAGTTTCCACATGGCAACAATTATGCTCTCAATAGTAGACAAGCACCCAGCCCTTGGCTCATGCCTCACCTCACTATACAAACTAACCCTATCTGACTCCAGCTTCACATGTGGCAGAAGTTGTAACCATGGATTCTCATGGTACATCCTTTGTGCCTTTGCCCAAGTGCCATCCAACACAATCAAATGCTGTACCTGACAACCTGAAGCATCAATGCTGATTGCCCGCTTGCACGGAAATAGCAGAGCTGATTTTGGCGGTATGGTGATTGAGAACTCCTCAAACTCTGTTACTTCGCCAGTGAGTTTACATTTCTTCTTTTGTACTTTTGTCACAACAAAACCATTTGAGACAACTGCTTCACCAAGCGGGCCTCTTGATAACCATCTGATTTTTGGTTTCACACCACGCTCAATATCAATCCTTAGTTCCTTGTTCGTGAATGCAATAGTGCACTTATCCATGCTTTTCCTGGTCCAATCTTGCCCAATATCAGCACCAACTTCAATTTTTTCTCCACCTATAGCATTGCAATCATTGAACATCCTATGAACTTCTGAGCCATTTGCTACTGCAGGATGTACAAATTACCATTTACCTTAGATTTCATCCCCACCTCACTTCGACGGTTGGTTTCACCATTGACGGAACCAACACCAGAGTTCCCTATCTGATTGGTTGCAGAACTAGGCCTTTCAAGATCTGCAGGTTGTCCAtcactcttcatcttctcgaaTCCAAAATTACCAGAGGGATTCAACCACGGCTCCTCAAAATCGCAGCTCGCACCAACTTCTCCATCTGATTTCCCACAAGCCCCATCACGACGAAATGCAAGATTTCCGGAACGGGCGGTTACAGGACCGCCTCCAGGACCCGAcgccgtggcgccgccggcTTCGAGCGCGGTGAGGATGAAGTGGGCTGGTTGACGTCGGTGACCTGGAGGCTGGACGACGGCGAGGTtgcggaggccgaggcgcgcgACGCGGGTGGAGTTGAGCGGGTGGTGGGCCTCCATCGCGTGCTGCAGCACGGTGACGCCGACGGCGGTGTCCACCGGCGGGGAGCGGAGGCGGCCGCAGAGGCAGAGGCGGAGGGGCTTCGTGCGGACGCCACACATGGAACGGCGCTGGCCGGGCTCCCGCCGAGGCGCGTCGCtctggctcgccgccgccatggatggGCTGAAGGAGACTGGGGGCGGCCGCCCGGGGGTGAGGAGAGGTATCGGCGGTTTGTTGTGGGTTTCGCTAgggttttggagcatgaaaGATACTGGGGAATGTTTTGGGTTGGATTATTTTGTTACAAGTATGTGTCCCTAAACTTGTTCGACTATATCATTTCGGTCAATAAACTCGTAAATCGATCGTTTAGAtactcaaacttgtttgatTGTGTCATTTCGGTCCTTAAATTTATAAGCCATCTGTTTAGATCCTCAAACTTGTCCAGTCATGTCATTTCAGTCCCTAAATTTGGTTTTAAGTCTCATCTAAATTCAAATCGGACGATCTAAAACCTCtatatcaaaaaataatttataattttttatatgaactcgaatgaagacaaactttatatcaaaattgtatctGTCGATGCGATCTACAACTTCGCAGTTgaaaattttttgaattaaaattgtttagagtcccaaaatttaattttaacttttaaatttcaaaatctataaACTTACAACAATATTTTGAGACCCCGaacaattttaattcaaaaatatttcaactacaaaattgtaGATTACGCCGAGGGCTAccattttgatataaaatttaTCTTCATTCaagtttatataaaaaattatgaattacttTTTGATATATAGATTTTATATCGCCTTGTTTGACCCATATGAGACTCAAAATCAAGTTTAGGGACCAGAATAACATGACTGAACAAATTTGAGAACGTAAACATTTGATTTTCTAGTTTAGGGACATGAATGACATAGTggaacaagtttatggaccgagATGACACAaatggacaagtttgaggactTAAACGGTTGATTTGTGAGTTTAGGGGCCGGGATGGCACAACGACACAAGTTTAGAGACCGGTGACGGACTTCACTCTTTTTTTATGGATCGGAAATGAAAGATTTGGAAAGCTAGTAAGTTCAAATTTGTATGATTTGGCTCTCTAAAAAAGTGAATTAcagatttatttttattcttaATATTTAGAAGATGGtgaataataaaataaatgacGCTCCTATACGTCTCAAAACTTTATCAGACCACAGATTTGAATTAAATGAGCAAAATAATAAACAAGAGTATATTAACAAAGTCATTCCATACTAGTTTATAAACAAGAGCCCTGTCATATCTAACTCTGATCGCGTCAGAAGGAAATCTAATTCTAATTAGGAATACAAGAATTATGTCAATTTTTTTGTGTACTAACTCCTTGTTTAAttctcttcaaaatttcaaaattttacaagattccacatcatatcgaatctttgaacatatacataaaatattaaatgtagctaaataaaataactaattatatagtttgtctataatttgcgagatgaattttttgagtctaattaatccatggcgGAACAATAGTTattaaatacaaacgaaagtgttaTAAGGCTTTACAGATTCatttttatgcatctaaacaagacctaaaTGAAAGTCGTATGGAATGGCAGTGCTGGGAACGAAATTGGAAAAAGTAAAATGTCAACGTtctttccttcaaaaaaaaaagtgaacgTTCCACTAGCATGTGAACGTTGGATTTTTAATTTGGTAGTGCCGTGCGCTGCTGTGGCGAGCGAGTGGTGGGCACACTTTTCTGGTCGCCTGCCCTCCAAAAATGACCAGACTGCCCCTCCGCCTCTGCGCCACCCGCTCCTTCGCCGCAACCCCGCGGCCCGCCACGCGCGCACCCAACCAGTCGACGACgacttcctcctccttcctccctcgccCACCTCGCGCCCCCGGAGAAAACAAACCAAAAGAAGAAAGCCTCGCCGCGAGATCtgggaggaagagggagagagaggcccCCGGCCAAGATGCACGATTTCTGCTTCACGATCCCCTACGGGTTCGCcgtgctggccggcggcgtgctGGGCTACCTCCGCCGCGGCAGCACCGCGTCCCTGGcggggggcgccggcgccggcgcgctccTCCTGCTCGCGGGGTTCGTCAGCCTCAAGGCCTTCGAGAAGCGGCGCAACTCCTACCTCGCCCTCGCGCTCGAGACCCGTACGCCCCGCTCCCCCGCTTCACTCCCGGCTGCGCATTTTGATTTGCTTAGCACGTTTCTGAGATCGTTTCCTAGGACTAAAGGAAATTACCTGATTCGTAATAACTGGGTGGCGGATGTCTTAGCTTAATTGTCGTGGAGGGGCGGCCATTACGGGGTTTATGCGATGCCGAATTGTAATGATGTGCGGTTTCTTTGTTGAAATTGGCAactaataatttttttgacGGTAGAGTGTAATGATTTGATTTGTTTTGGGTATACTGTTATCTGGGTTTCCTTCTTACTCGACACGTTTGGGAACCTCTTATGGGATCCTTTCAGAGTTCTAAGCAGTCCGAAATGCTTGCGGATCTTGTGTCGGTTGTGTTGAAAATATGAGAAATACACACAACTGTCCTTTTGCAGACAGTTTAAGCACCATGCGGTGGTCTCAGGGATACCAGCAAATTTGTTTCCTTGTGCTGCTGTCTCACTAGTACAGGTGTGGAAAGGGACTACCCAGTGGGTGATTGCACCTCCGCCGCCAATAGCTCCATAACCTTTCAGTGTGGCTTGTATTACTCATCGTCAGAGCCTCTTGCTTGTTGCCTCATTCGGAACATGAGTACATGACATGAGGACATTAGTTTGCTGCAACATCAGCAGTTTCTTCATAGCTGAGCTCCAATCGTAGCAACACACTGGGTGTGTGCTCAGGGCTGATAGGAGTGAGTTTGTTCAAAATGCTGCATTGTATTGTACCAATAGGTTATGCCATGGCAATGCCAACTTAATGGTCATTTGGTTCCTATTGATGCTTTATGTGGGTATACATCAATTGCTTTTGGCATGATATCAGTTTTTCTTTTAGTATATCAAATCAGCCTCTGATTAGGTGTATAGATTAGAAAATCATCAATGCCGCAAACATACTATTTACTATTTTTTAACTCAAAGTTTATAATGGCTTGTTAATTTCCAATTTCGTGAGCATTCATACAGTTTTGTTCCGATCTGAAACATGAAGTGAAATATTCTTGCTTTTCGTGGTATGAACAGGGATAGATCCATACATGTACTCCTGTAGTTCTAGACACATTCCAACACCGGGCAACCTGCATGATCCTTTCCTGCATGTCTAGGAATTAGGACTGTTTGGAATTTACTAGCAGTTAACTGTAATTTTTCAGGAACACATAGTGCCTTTATGTTTGTCAAGAGTACAGATTTACTTGCAAGCTTTTGAAATTGGACCTTATCTGTCACATAAATCCACAGTTGACAACATCTACTTTGAAAAAGTTTTGTTTCAGTTTAAAATAGTTTTGCCCACTCTGTATTTGGCAGATTTTCATTTCCATATAAACTTTAATGGATCAATAACTTCAGTCCTAGAAGTACACCAACTATCTGAAGAGAATAGTAACAACTGTCCCTCCTATGGCTGACTCTTCAGTCCAGTTGTTTCAGCACACTAACAACACCTCACAGGTCACAGCCTCTATATACTAAATATGCAAGGATGTCAACAAATTCTGCTCTCTGCCCTGTTAATTTGTGTTAAGTGTCTTTGGCGAAGCATTTATGTGAGCATTTTGATCTTCAGTTCCTAACCATTCCTTTATAAAATTCTGTTGGAGACTTCAGTTCTTCCTTTTTTGCGATTTAGTGATTGATTCCAAGAAATTGCCAGAACATTTCATGTTCTCTGAATCCTCCATAACGAACAGTTATTTCCTCTGGAATCCTGTGTAGGATCATCCACATCTTCAAAGTTTAATCTCAATTGAAGCCCCGAGGCTCACAAGAGAGGCACATTATTAGATTGTATCTCCTGCTATGTCGGATTCAATAATGATTTAAAGCATTGGCTGCAACAGGGCTACCTTAGCACCACGTTTTCAATTGCCTATCTTGCTAGTGTTCAAATGTTTTGGGCATATTCTCTATTTTAAAGATTGTGAGTTCTTGTTACATAACATGGTAACTTTTGTTAGAAACCATAATTAGGTTTCGCCTTCTATTCTACAATTCGTTGTTTCTGGTAGAGACTGGACATACCTTGAAAGGCATTGTGCTCTTTAGACGAAATATCAATTGCTGAGTGCATAATAAACGAATTGCTTTGATGGTTATCGGTTCTGTACTAACTGGAACTTTCCCCATGCCAAACAGTTTGTGCATTCGCCTTGACCTACGTTATGGGACAGAGATACCTAGAAACTTCGAAGATAATGCCAGCTGGTGTTGTTGCTGGTCTCAGGTAATGTCAGCCCCGACATTTTGGATGCGACACTTGATTTTCTACACACTGCCATTTGTTTTCCTCCTGCAAATAAAAAATAGCTTCACTGAACTAACGTGATGTTTTCCTTGCAGCGCCGTGATGTCTGCATTCTATCTATTCAAGATTGCAACTGGCGGCAACCACATCCCACCAAAGAAAGAGTAAACCAAGGTTTAACTTGTAATATATGTTTGATTGAACTCAAAGATCATGACCGATTGTGTTGTCTAGTTGCACGGTAACTTGAG
This window contains:
- the LOC120692023 gene encoding 4-coumarate--CoA ligase-like 1, giving the protein MAGTASPAAVYGSDGVYRSPRPVAPIAADPELSISDLVLRRAAACPSALALVDAATGRALTFGALRSAVLVASAALSSRARVRRGDAVLLLAPNCVLYPVCFLAVTALGAVATTANPLYTPREIAKQAADARAKLFVTVSDLLPKIADLRLPTILLDGDGASLPDVTLYSDLVAGVQETEYRRPPTWQSDTAALFYSSGTTGQSKGVVLTHSNFIAAATMVTSDQDQLGEGRNVLLCFLPMFHIFGMSVVTLGQLQRGNTVVVMARFDVDAVLAAVERHRVTYLFCASPVMIALAKHGSGGRYDLSSLRCIGSGGAPLGKDVMEAVAEKFPNAEIIQGYGMTETCGIISLEYPQKGRARQFGSTGALVTGVEAKIIDVKTTKHLPPNQLGEICIRGPNIMQGHFNNVQATEFTIKQGWLHTGDLGYFDERCQLYVVDRLKELIKYKGFQIAPAELEGLLLSHAEILDAVVIPLLLPKYPDPEAGEVPIAYVVRSPKSSLSEVDVQKFIEKQVAYYKRLRKVTVVDSVPKSVSGKILRRELIAQVRSSKL
- the LOC120691884 gene encoding protein FATTY ACID EXPORT 5-like; amino-acid sequence: MHDFCFTIPYGFAVLAGGVLGYLRRGSTASLAGGAGAGALLLLAGFVSLKAFEKRRNSYLALALETLCAFALTYVMGQRYLETSKIMPAGVVAGLSAVMSAFYLFKIATGGNHIPPKKE